From the genome of Bdellovibrionota bacterium, one region includes:
- the secF gene encoding protein translocase subunit SecF, producing MSKPFFEMIPSGTNINFVSKFNAMFVASTAVMVLCFATMFIRGFNYGVDFRGGTEVHVRFEPNTKADHVREALKPIGLGSAMVQGFGEEGSGEFLVRVEPTKVNLEQFKGKVGAALNTVAGEAAPAKVRWAEDRLYVTYSKDVATDQIKSAVENLAIKELTIASVNLFGRASDHEYLVQFSGISGQMIRAFEASFGKGKFEVLQVEQVGPKVGGELRMQALGAVLISLLFILIYVWFRFEFEFAPGAVISLIHDAVFILGVFSFFQLEVDLSVVACVLTIVGYSINDTIVLYDRVRENLRKSPNPNLVGVINESINQVLARTIIL from the coding sequence ATGTCAAAGCCCTTTTTCGAAATGATCCCGTCGGGCACGAACATCAATTTCGTCTCGAAGTTCAACGCAATGTTCGTGGCTTCCACTGCCGTTATGGTCCTCTGTTTCGCGACGATGTTCATACGAGGATTCAATTACGGTGTGGATTTTCGCGGAGGAACGGAAGTCCACGTGCGATTTGAGCCGAACACAAAAGCGGATCATGTCCGTGAGGCGCTCAAGCCGATCGGTCTCGGATCCGCGATGGTCCAGGGTTTTGGAGAAGAGGGATCGGGAGAGTTTTTGGTCCGTGTGGAGCCGACGAAAGTCAATCTGGAACAGTTTAAGGGTAAAGTGGGGGCCGCGCTCAATACCGTGGCTGGGGAAGCGGCGCCGGCCAAAGTGCGATGGGCGGAAGACCGTCTCTACGTCACGTATTCGAAAGATGTGGCGACAGATCAGATCAAGAGCGCCGTTGAAAATCTTGCAATCAAGGAACTGACCATCGCATCCGTCAATTTGTTCGGTCGCGCGAGTGACCACGAGTACTTGGTTCAGTTTTCCGGCATTTCGGGTCAGATGATTCGCGCGTTTGAAGCCTCCTTCGGGAAAGGAAAGTTTGAGGTCTTGCAGGTCGAACAGGTAGGGCCGAAGGTCGGCGGCGAACTTCGAATGCAAGCGCTGGGCGCCGTATTGATTTCGCTTCTTTTCATTCTGATTTACGTTTGGTTCCGTTTTGAATTCGAATTCGCCCCCGGGGCCGTGATCTCCCTGATCCATGATGCGGTCTTTATTTTGGGTGTTTTTTCATTCTTTCAATTGGAAGTGGATCTGTCGGTTGTGGCGTGTGTTCTGACGATCGTCGGTTACTCAATTAACGACACCATCGTTCTGTACGACCGCGTTCGGGAGAATCTGCGGAAATCGCCCAATCCCAATTTGGTCGGCGTGATCAATGAGAGCATCAATCAGGTCTTGGCGCGCACGATCATTCTT